A genome region from Alteripontixanthobacter maritimus includes the following:
- a CDS encoding chymotrypsin family serine protease → MTSSPTIPLLMAQDGLTAEEATALLDRQGAIQSYLETSGVTQRPDFLDLVVRPKPYQIILTFGKDVRVNEIIASVPNELRRFVKVRKAKHDKSGRRNAIATLTNAFKIAGADFAVGYNADAERYFVDTADAATTSRLKPLIPSALAGEVDLLTGALPEQTSDPNAVPTGVRSGDWAVAGWGNRTVGSGFPCTLGFTITFGTNLQGILTASHCTEPKEVDRGTHKYVFPDTYYQSSTAQNHDYAIYRTDGLLTDYRVYYRNTKSTPGYSSQGWLSVKNFIRHANQWVGMYTCKMGTTTGLTCAKSISTTYDWKRTGSSEWLRLSSTTTVAEGGDSGGPAFVTLDSSRPSEITAAGILAGGGGPYATVNYTAVVMPIDRAFDHVSNVRLKTTP, encoded by the coding sequence TTGACCAGCAGCCCCACAATTCCGCTCCTGATGGCGCAAGACGGACTTACAGCCGAAGAGGCGACCGCACTGCTCGACCGCCAAGGCGCTATCCAATCCTATCTCGAAACGAGCGGCGTAACGCAGCGCCCTGATTTTCTCGACCTGGTGGTGCGGCCAAAGCCTTATCAGATCATCCTGACATTCGGAAAAGACGTGCGGGTCAACGAAATCATCGCCAGTGTGCCGAATGAGCTGCGGCGCTTCGTCAAGGTTCGCAAAGCCAAACATGACAAGAGCGGCCGGCGCAATGCCATCGCTACACTCACAAACGCGTTCAAAATTGCCGGCGCTGATTTTGCCGTCGGTTACAACGCCGATGCGGAACGGTATTTCGTAGACACCGCAGATGCCGCAACAACCAGTCGGCTCAAACCATTGATACCTTCAGCGCTGGCAGGCGAAGTGGATTTGCTGACGGGTGCCCTTCCTGAACAGACCAGCGATCCGAATGCTGTTCCGACCGGTGTGCGATCCGGTGACTGGGCTGTTGCCGGTTGGGGTAACCGGACCGTAGGTTCAGGGTTTCCGTGCACGCTCGGCTTCACGATTACATTCGGGACGAACCTGCAAGGCATCCTGACGGCCAGCCATTGCACAGAGCCAAAGGAAGTTGACCGGGGCACACATAAATACGTTTTTCCCGATACGTATTACCAGTCATCTACCGCGCAGAACCACGATTACGCGATCTATCGCACCGATGGCTTGCTGACCGATTATCGGGTCTATTACAGGAACACCAAATCCACTCCGGGATATAGCAGCCAGGGTTGGCTTTCCGTCAAAAACTTCATTCGTCACGCGAACCAATGGGTGGGCATGTACACCTGCAAGATGGGCACGACGACGGGCCTGACATGTGCCAAATCCATCTCGACGACTTACGACTGGAAGCGGACCGGATCGTCGGAATGGCTCAGGCTGTCCAGCACCACGACGGTCGCCGAAGGCGGAGATAGCGGTGGCCCGGCGTTTGTCACTCTGGATTCCAGCAGGCCCAGCGAAATTACCGCGGCAGGCATCCTGGCCGGTGGCGGCGGACCCTACGCGACGGTCAATTATACGGCAGTCGTCATGCCGATCGATCGCGCGTTTGATCATGTTTCGAATGTTCGGTTGAAGACGACGCCGTAA
- a CDS encoding DUF6481 family protein, whose protein sequence is MPQFKQPSFEERTAAAAKAKKAALKKLAAKPKLSDEELAERKAARLKREEEAAAKREAKRAEKAAALEKEKAEKEAQRRAEEEAAEVERLANMKPVKTEAEKKAERDRKYAARKKRGRR, encoded by the coding sequence ATGCCGCAGTTCAAACAGCCCAGTTTCGAGGAACGCACCGCAGCAGCGGCCAAAGCCAAGAAGGCGGCGTTGAAGAAGCTGGCGGCGAAACCCAAGCTGTCAGACGAGGAACTGGCTGAGCGCAAGGCTGCACGCCTGAAGCGCGAGGAAGAAGCCGCTGCCAAGCGCGAGGCGAAACGGGCTGAAAAGGCTGCCGCGCTTGAAAAGGAAAAGGCTGAGAAAGAAGCCCAGAGACGCGCCGAAGAAGAAGCCGCCGAAGTCGAACGCCTCGCCAACATGAAGCCGGTCAAGACCGAAGCGGAAAAGAAGGCCGAACGCGACCGCAAATACGCCGCCCGCAAGAAACGCGGCCGGCGGTAA
- a CDS encoding acyloxyacyl hydrolase, with amino-acid sequence MHRLTARFKLPFALAIGLAASPAAAQEAFVGVYVHEVGTPLTFAVEEEGADIELGYRFARSEALGFIGKPQPYVLASLNTAGDTSFVGGGLSWRVDAGPVYLRPGLGLVVHDGPDRRVSARTGNRTDLGSRVLFEPEIAIGVAVSERLSVEASWVHISHAQLFNSEQNPGIDMMGVRLNLQM; translated from the coding sequence ATGCACCGCCTTACTGCTCGCTTCAAATTACCGTTTGCGCTTGCGATTGGCTTGGCCGCAAGTCCTGCAGCCGCGCAGGAGGCGTTCGTCGGTGTGTATGTTCATGAGGTCGGCACGCCGCTGACCTTTGCAGTGGAGGAAGAAGGCGCGGATATCGAGCTGGGGTACCGGTTTGCCAGATCGGAAGCGCTGGGCTTCATCGGCAAGCCGCAGCCTTATGTGCTCGCCTCCCTCAACACGGCCGGCGACACCAGTTTCGTCGGTGGCGGTTTGTCCTGGCGGGTCGATGCAGGCCCGGTCTATCTGCGACCCGGCCTTGGGCTGGTGGTGCATGATGGCCCCGATCGCCGGGTCAGCGCGCGCACCGGCAATCGCACCGATCTGGGCAGCCGCGTGCTGTTCGAACCGGAGATTGCCATTGGCGTCGCAGTGTCGGAACGCTTGTCCGTCGAGGCGAGCTGGGTCCACATCAGCCACGCGCAGCTGTTCAATTCCGAACAAAATCCCGGCATCGACATGATGGGCGTGCGTCTGAACCTGCAAATGTAA